The following are encoded in a window of Mycobacterium decipiens genomic DNA:
- a CDS encoding ATP-binding protein yields the protein MSELLPTGTVTLLLADVEGSTRLWETQPEQMTAALARLNQTVNDTIAAHEGVRPLEQGEGDSFVAAFARASTAVACALALQRAPLTPIRLRIGVHTGEIQLRDEANYAGPTINRAARLRDLAHGGQTVLSGATEQLVVDHLPGDVWLTELGTYPLRDLPRPERVVQLCHPDLRNEFPPLRVRNVGALHNLPTQLTSFVGRQSELAELRPIVAGNRLVTLTGTGGAGKTRLGVEVASQLSSEFPDGVWFIGLAPITDPVVVPVTIARTLGLPDQPGRSPTDTLLRFIADRRILLLLNNCEHLLDACGSLVAKLLKACPRLTILATSRAPIGVPGELTWRVPSLSPADEAVELFIDRARHARPDFVVGADNLALVEEICQRLDGMPLAIELAAARVRALSLSQIVGSLHDRFRLLTGGARTAVERQQTLRASVDWSHALLTEPEQVLFRRLAVFAGGFDLDAAQAVGASSEVERYQLLDQLSLLVDKSLVVADDTRTGMRYRLLETVRQYAQEKLDESGEADEVRTRHRDHYTATAAELESHGHSRDEQLLDWARTEIDNLRAAFACSLANSDLETALRLILSLRPLWLRGGRVLEALAGLGAVLTDGRHPEMAPALWARAVAQRTILAAWMGVPADLGQTQEALAIARKLDDPALIARALIACGMLASYSAEASQPYFAEAIDLVRAADDRWSLCQIFSYQATAGSFAGAPIEAGAAARAGLDLADALGDRFFSRDCRAWLGSALMMQGDLAHASRVLGALADEAEEAADHTMTVFGHVGHAAVLSYQGHADAAHAAAQAALAVSEAMGGFSADTVNAVLARAALAGGDAAAARQACDMAWKHTHPLREALTRSVTPMAEAALAGGDLAAARHWADDTVAVVPGWHHMVALTVRAFVEIAQDEPEQAERDAHNALTVAARTRGHLGVADTLECLAALAAHGDKHSHAARLSGAADSIRQRMGHVRFPMYQTGYDAMLALIRKSLGQNGFDTAWAEGAVLSTEEAIAYAQRG from the coding sequence TTGAGTGAGTTGCTGCCGACCGGAACGGTAACGCTGCTGCTAGCCGACGTCGAGGGCTCGACGCGGCTGTGGGAAACCCAGCCCGAGCAGATGACCGCCGCGCTGGCGCGGCTGAACCAGACCGTGAACGACACCATTGCCGCTCATGAGGGCGTGCGCCCGCTCGAGCAGGGCGAAGGCGACAGCTTCGTGGCCGCCTTCGCGCGTGCCAGTACGGCGGTGGCGTGCGCGCTGGCGTTGCAGCGCGCCCCGCTGACCCCGATCCGACTGCGCATCGGGGTGCACACCGGCGAGATCCAGCTGCGCGACGAGGCCAACTACGCCGGCCCCACCATCAACCGGGCCGCGCGACTGCGCGATCTCGCCCACGGCGGCCAGACAGTCCTTTCCGGCGCCACCGAACAGCTGGTCGTCGATCACCTACCCGGCGATGTTTGGCTCACCGAACTGGGCACCTACCCGCTGCGTGATCTGCCACGCCCGGAACGGGTGGTGCAGTTGTGCCATCCCGACCTGCGCAACGAGTTCCCGCCCCTTCGCGTTCGCAATGTTGGTGCGTTGCATAATCTTCCGACTCAGTTGACGAGCTTTGTCGGGCGACAATCCGAGCTCGCGGAGCTGCGTCCGATCGTCGCGGGCAATCGGCTGGTCACCCTGACCGGAACCGGGGGTGCGGGTAAGACGCGGCTTGGGGTCGAAGTCGCTTCGCAACTCAGCAGCGAGTTCCCCGATGGGGTGTGGTTCATCGGACTGGCTCCGATCACCGATCCAGTTGTGGTACCCGTGACCATCGCACGCACGTTGGGACTGCCCGATCAGCCCGGACGCTCCCCCACCGACACCCTGCTGCGGTTCATCGCCGACAGAAGGATCTTGCTGCTGCTCAACAACTGCGAGCACCTACTTGATGCGTGCGGAAGCCTGGTCGCCAAGCTGCTCAAGGCCTGCCCGCGGTTGACGATCCTGGCCACCAGCCGTGCGCCGATTGGAGTGCCCGGTGAGTTGACGTGGCGGGTGCCGTCGCTGTCTCCGGCCGACGAGGCCGTCGAGCTGTTCATCGACCGCGCCCGGCACGCCCGGCCGGATTTCGTTGTCGGCGCGGACAACCTTGCGCTGGTGGAAGAGATCTGCCAGCGCCTCGACGGCATGCCGTTGGCGATCGAGCTTGCCGCAGCACGTGTTCGGGCGCTGTCGCTATCGCAGATCGTGGGCAGCCTGCACGACCGGTTCCGGTTGCTCACCGGCGGCGCGCGCACCGCGGTAGAGCGCCAGCAGACGCTGCGTGCGTCGGTGGATTGGTCCCATGCGCTGCTCACCGAACCCGAGCAGGTCTTGTTCCGCCGACTCGCGGTGTTCGCCGGCGGGTTTGATCTCGACGCCGCCCAAGCGGTCGGCGCCAGCAGCGAGGTGGAGCGCTACCAGCTGCTAGATCAACTGAGCCTCTTGGTGGACAAGTCACTGGTGGTCGCCGACGACACCCGCACCGGTATGCGATACCGGCTGCTGGAGACGGTGCGTCAATACGCGCAGGAAAAGCTGGACGAGTCCGGTGAAGCCGACGAGGTGCGCACCCGGCATCGGGACCACTACACGGCCACCGCCGCGGAGCTGGAATCACACGGCCACTCGCGCGACGAGCAGCTGCTGGACTGGGCACGGACCGAGATCGACAATCTGCGGGCCGCATTTGCGTGCAGCCTTGCGAACTCCGACCTCGAGACAGCCCTACGGCTAATTTTGTCGCTGCGGCCGCTGTGGTTACGGGGCGGTCGAGTGCTGGAGGCACTGGCCGGGTTGGGCGCCGTCCTGACCGACGGGCGTCACCCGGAGATGGCGCCGGCGCTATGGGCACGCGCGGTGGCACAGCGCACCATCCTCGCCGCGTGGATGGGAGTTCCGGCGGACCTAGGCCAAACACAGGAGGCGCTGGCCATCGCGCGCAAGCTCGACGACCCGGCACTGATCGCCCGAGCCCTGATCGCTTGTGGAATGCTCGCCTCCTACAGCGCCGAGGCGTCACAGCCCTACTTCGCTGAAGCGATCGATCTGGTCCGCGCGGCCGATGATCGGTGGAGTCTGTGCCAAATCTTCAGCTATCAGGCGACCGCGGGCTCTTTCGCCGGTGCACCGATCGAAGCAGGCGCGGCCGCCCGGGCAGGTCTTGACCTCGCCGACGCGCTGGGCGACCGGTTCTTCTCGCGGGACTGCCGGGCCTGGCTGGGATCCGCACTGATGATGCAGGGAGATCTCGCGCACGCTAGCCGCGTTCTCGGCGCCCTGGCCGACGAGGCGGAAGAAGCCGCCGACCACACCATGACGGTCTTTGGTCATGTTGGTCACGCCGCGGTGCTCTCCTATCAGGGGCACGCGGACGCTGCGCACGCCGCTGCGCAGGCCGCCCTGGCGGTCTCCGAGGCCATGGGCGGGTTCTCCGCAGACACGGTGAACGCGGTTCTCGCGCGAGCCGCTTTGGCCGGTGGCGACGCCGCCGCGGCCAGGCAGGCGTGTGACATGGCTTGGAAACATACTCACCCCCTGCGCGAAGCCCTCACCAGAAGCGTCACCCCGATGGCCGAGGCGGCGTTGGCGGGCGGTGATCTGGCCGCCGCCCGGCATTGGGCAGACGACACCGTCGCGGTTGTCCCGGGTTGGCACCACATGGTCGCGCTGACCGTGCGTGCCTTTGTCGAGATCGCGCAGGATGAGCCGGAACAGGCCGAGCGCGACGCCCACAATGCCCTGACGGTCGCCGCCCGCACCCGGGGACATCTCGGGGTGGCCGACACCTTGGAATGTCTTGCGGCTCTGGCGGCCCATGGTGACAAGCACTCGCACGCGGCGCGGCTGTCGGGCGCAGCGGACAGCATCCGACAGCGGATGGGGCATGTCCGGTTTCCGATGTATCAAACCGGCTATGACGCGATGCTGGCCTTGATTCGGAAATCATTGGGGCAGAACGGTTTTGATACCGCATGGGCCGAAGGTGCTGTTTTGTCCACCGAGGAGGCGATCGCGTACGCGCAGCGGGGTTAG
- a CDS encoding excalibur calcium-binding domain-containing protein has protein sequence MSSSGSCVYRNCTDAKAHGRCNIPTDDPAYCPKQDRDNDGLACEC, from the coding sequence ATGAGTTCATCCGGAAGCTGCGTCTATCGCAACTGCACCGACGCCAAGGCACATGGCAGATGCAACATCCCTACCGATGACCCCGCGTACTGTCCCAAGCAGGACCGCGATAACGACGGCCTCGCCTGCGAGTGCTGA
- a CDS encoding DUF6338 family protein, translating into MLISGWQQALTLVAVLIPGFVFQGVRRNRIGPSPEDRELTVRFIRALAVSVGFSLVYLLCLGDKLTTRLIHPQDNLDNLQAVAVGGILLVFVIPALAGHVTASFTTRQRYNRTGFWGTILRCARSDGELTWIRALFSQETDYSPIPTAWDFATQDVEPGSFVRILNADGTWIGGRVTGAASFFTGYPEPRDVFIDEAWSIDEQGEFGAALPGPTGQWVRCGDAVLMQIAPPPTDNPPSAEQ; encoded by the coding sequence GTGCTGATCAGCGGTTGGCAGCAAGCGTTGACGCTGGTCGCTGTTCTCATCCCAGGCTTCGTGTTTCAGGGGGTCCGCCGCAACAGGATCGGGCCGTCGCCCGAGGATCGCGAACTGACCGTGCGGTTCATCCGCGCACTCGCCGTATCCGTCGGTTTCTCGCTCGTCTACCTACTGTGCCTCGGCGACAAACTGACCACCAGGCTGATTCACCCGCAGGACAACCTGGACAACCTCCAGGCTGTCGCAGTCGGGGGCATCTTGTTGGTGTTCGTGATACCCGCACTCGCCGGCCATGTGACCGCAAGTTTCACTACCCGCCAGCGTTACAACCGGACGGGGTTTTGGGGGACGATATTAAGATGCGCGCGATCAGACGGTGAGCTGACCTGGATAAGGGCTTTGTTCAGCCAGGAAACCGACTATTCCCCGATCCCCACCGCTTGGGACTTCGCAACCCAGGATGTCGAGCCGGGCAGTTTCGTCCGCATTCTCAACGCAGACGGGACGTGGATCGGCGGACGGGTCACCGGAGCCGCGTCGTTCTTCACTGGCTATCCCGAACCTCGCGACGTCTTCATCGACGAAGCCTGGAGCATCGACGAGCAAGGTGAATTCGGGGCGGCGCTGCCCGGCCCCACCGGGCAATGGGTTCGATGTGGTGACGCGGTGCTCATGCAGATTGCTCCGCCGCCCACTGATAACCCCCCGTCAGCCGAGCAATAA
- a CDS encoding RND family transporter, with the protein MSKGAASTTLIPPSLPRIVRNLAVPIVLFWLGLTAVVNIAVPQLEVVGKSHSVSMSPSDAPSIQAIKRVGQVFHEFDSDSTLTIVLEGDNPLGDEAHRFYSELLRNLSADSRHVQHIQDFWGDPLTAAGSQSADDKAAYVVVYLRGDNETVANDSVQAVRHIVETTSPPPGIKAYVTGPSALNADQSEAADKSIARVTAITGLAIAVMLFFIYRSIVTVALVLVLVGIELGAIRGIVAFLGYHNLFNLSTFATNLLVLLAIAASTDYAIFMLGRYQEARHAGEDREKAFYTMFHGTAHVILGSGLTIAGALYCLSFARLPYFETLGAPAAVAMLVAVVAALTLGPAVLTVGSFFNFFDPRRKPNTLRWRRVGTAIVRWPGPVLAATCAIASVGLLALPSYKTTYDLRAFMPASMPSNVGDSAAGRHFSRARLNPEVLLVETDHDMRNPVDILVLDKVARSIFHSPGIEQVKAITRPLGTAIKHTSIPFVISMQNTTLNETLGYMQKVIAEIITQTDAMEVSIAAMQRTYVLMGEISANTHDMSALTHDLSDITKSLRDHLADFEDFFRPIRSYFYWEKHCFDVAICWSIRSIFDMFDDVDKMSEKLEYLAADMGVLDLLLPQTQAQLQPMMSTLAIVRNRLLGYHSTMTAIYEQMEMNTKDPGEMGRDFDAAQVDDSVYLPRSAFGNPDFQRGLKMFLSPDGKAARFIISLKGDPATPEGISRVDPIKQAAEEAMKGTPLQGATILVGGTAAAFKDIREGATYDLLIAGLAAIGLILIIMMVITRSVVASLVIVGTVLLSLGASFGLSVLVWQDILGIQLYWMVLAMSVILLLAVGSDYNLLLVSRMKEEVVAGLNTGIIRAMAGTGGVVTAAGMVFAVTMSLFVFSDLRIIGQIGTTIGLGLLFDTLIVRSFMTPSIAALLGRWFWWPQRVRPRPASQMLRSAGPRSLVRAMLLTPDRGSPTGNQS; encoded by the coding sequence ATGAGCAAGGGTGCTGCTTCGACGACATTGATTCCACCGTCTCTGCCTAGGATAGTCCGCAATCTCGCGGTGCCGATAGTGCTGTTCTGGTTGGGGCTTACGGCCGTCGTCAATATCGCCGTACCGCAATTAGAAGTGGTCGGAAAATCGCATTCGGTATCGATGAGCCCGAGTGACGCTCCTTCGATTCAAGCGATAAAGCGCGTTGGACAAGTATTCCACGAGTTTGATTCCGATTCGACGCTGACGATCGTATTGGAAGGGGATAATCCTCTCGGCGACGAAGCTCACCGATTTTACAGCGAATTGCTGCGCAACCTCTCAGCTGATAGCAGGCATGTCCAGCATATTCAGGACTTCTGGGGTGATCCATTGACCGCGGCGGGTTCGCAAAGTGCGGATGATAAAGCTGCTTACGTTGTGGTTTACCTGAGGGGTGACAATGAAACCGTAGCTAACGACTCAGTCCAAGCTGTGCGGCATATCGTGGAAACTACGTCACCACCGCCCGGGATCAAGGCTTATGTCACGGGACCGTCGGCGCTCAACGCCGATCAATCCGAGGCCGCAGACAAAAGTATCGCTCGGGTCACCGCGATTACCGGCCTGGCGATCGCAGTGATGCTGTTCTTTATCTACCGCTCTATAGTTACCGTGGCTCTCGTCCTAGTCTTGGTTGGAATCGAGCTAGGTGCAATCCGAGGAATCGTAGCATTTCTCGGCTACCACAACCTTTTCAATCTTTCGACCTTCGCGACCAACCTGCTCGTGCTCCTGGCCATCGCGGCCAGCACAGACTACGCAATATTTATGCTCGGTCGTTACCAGGAAGCGCGTCACGCGGGCGAAGATCGGGAAAAGGCGTTCTACACGATGTTTCATGGGACAGCGCACGTGATCTTGGGCTCCGGGCTGACCATTGCCGGCGCCCTGTATTGCCTCAGCTTTGCCCGACTTCCGTATTTTGAAACGCTTGGCGCTCCCGCCGCTGTCGCCATGCTTGTCGCAGTCGTCGCCGCGCTCACTCTCGGTCCGGCCGTTCTAACCGTCGGTAGTTTCTTCAATTTCTTCGACCCCAGGCGAAAGCCAAACACCCTACGGTGGCGCCGGGTGGGAACAGCGATCGTTCGCTGGCCTGGGCCGGTCCTTGCCGCAACTTGCGCGATCGCCTCGGTTGGCCTTCTGGCTTTGCCGAGTTACAAAACAACCTACGATCTGCGTGCGTTCATGCCTGCCAGCATGCCATCCAATGTCGGCGACTCGGCGGCTGGTCGACACTTCTCGCGGGCTCGGCTCAACCCCGAGGTGCTGTTGGTCGAAACCGATCACGATATGCGCAACCCGGTGGACATACTGGTGTTGGACAAAGTGGCCAGAAGCATTTTTCACAGCCCCGGTATTGAACAAGTCAAAGCGATTACCCGACCCTTGGGAACTGCCATCAAACATACGTCAATACCGTTTGTCATCAGCATGCAAAACACGACGCTAAATGAGACCTTAGGCTACATGCAGAAAGTAATTGCGGAAATTATCACGCAGACGGATGCAATGGAAGTATCCATTGCCGCGATGCAACGAACTTATGTTCTTATGGGCGAGATATCTGCTAATACTCACGACATGTCCGCGCTGACGCATGACTTGTCGGACATCACGAAGTCTTTAAGGGACCATCTCGCGGACTTCGAGGATTTCTTCCGGCCGATCCGGAGCTATTTCTATTGGGAGAAACATTGCTTCGACGTTGCTATATGCTGGTCCATACGATCGATATTCGACATGTTTGACGATGTCGACAAGATGAGTGAAAAGCTGGAGTACCTCGCCGCTGATATGGGTGTTCTAGATCTCCTCTTGCCGCAGACGCAGGCGCAGCTCCAGCCGATGATGTCAACGCTGGCGATAGTGCGGAACCGGTTACTCGGTTACCACAGTACAATGACCGCAATATATGAGCAGATGGAGATGAATACCAAAGACCCCGGCGAAATGGGCCGGGACTTTGATGCCGCCCAGGTCGACGACTCGGTCTATCTTCCAAGGTCAGCCTTCGGAAACCCGGATTTCCAGAGGGGTCTCAAGATGTTCTTGTCTCCGGATGGCAAAGCGGCTCGCTTTATTATCTCCCTTAAAGGAGATCCAGCGACACCCGAGGGCATTTCACGTGTCGATCCGATCAAGCAGGCTGCAGAAGAAGCTATGAAGGGAACACCATTGCAGGGTGCAACGATCCTGGTTGGTGGAACCGCAGCGGCATTCAAAGACATTCGAGAAGGCGCCACCTATGATCTGCTTATCGCTGGATTGGCCGCAATCGGCCTGATATTGATCATCATGATGGTCATCACCCGCAGTGTGGTTGCCTCTCTGGTGATCGTCGGGACGGTGCTGCTGTCACTGGGTGCTTCTTTCGGGCTTTCTGTGCTTGTCTGGCAGGACATTCTCGGCATCCAATTGTATTGGATGGTGTTGGCGATGTCGGTGATCCTGCTCTTGGCCGTGGGATCGGACTACAACCTGCTGCTGGTATCCCGGATGAAAGAGGAAGTTGTCGCCGGTTTGAATACCGGGATTATCCGGGCGATGGCCGGGACGGGCGGGGTAGTGACGGCCGCCGGCATGGTATTTGCCGTCACAATGTCCCTGTTTGTGTTCAGCGATTTGCGAATTATCGGCCAGATCGGCACAACCATAGGCTTGGGCCTGTTGTTCGATACATTGATCGTGCGCTCGTTTATGACGCCGTCCATTGCTGCATTGCTTGGACGCTGGTTCTGGTGGCCGCAACGGGTACGCCCACGCCCAGCTAGCCAGATGCTTCGCTCCGCCGGACCCCGTAGCTTGGTGCGCGCCATGTTGCTTACCCCGGACCGTGGTTCGCCAACCGGAAATCAGTCCTAG
- a CDS encoding MmpS family transport accessory protein: MIPVGGVVRRTWLLLAVIVVAVVVGLGIYRLHRIFGVHEPQSVMITPDLDGPQFNPKRVTYEVFGPAKTSDIAYLDPDVQVRRLDNTPLPWSLTVTTSLPAVSVNVFAQSSADVIGCRIIVNGTVKDERSMTGQRALTFCQVTSA; encoded by the coding sequence ATGATTCCGGTCGGCGGAGTTGTGAGGCGAACATGGTTGCTCCTTGCCGTCATTGTTGTAGCCGTTGTCGTGGGGCTTGGTATTTATAGGCTGCACCGGATCTTCGGTGTTCACGAGCCCCAAAGTGTTATGATCACACCTGATTTAGATGGCCCGCAGTTCAACCCCAAGCGGGTAACTTATGAAGTGTTTGGCCCCGCAAAGACTTCAGATATCGCGTACTTGGATCCTGATGTCCAGGTACGGAGACTGGACAACACGCCTCTCCCGTGGTCCCTCACGGTCACAACGAGCCTGCCCGCGGTCAGTGTCAACGTTTTTGCGCAAAGTAGCGCCGATGTCATCGGCTGCCGGATCATCGTGAACGGCACGGTCAAGGATGAAAGATCTATGACCGGACAGCGAGCACTGACCTTCTGTCAGGTGACATCCGCATGA
- the arr gene encoding NAD(+)--rifampin ADP-ribosyltransferase encodes MHCNGRGDVVASTPVPFEVHESGALLHGTKAALAVGDLLTPGRESNFEQGRIMNHVYVTRTLDAAVWAAELAQGDDPGRIYIVESDGALEDDPNVTDKKLPGNPTRSYRTREPVKIVGEITDWAGHSPEQLQAMRNLLADLKRRGLAVIYD; translated from the coding sequence ATGCATTGCAACGGACGGGGAGATGTTGTGGCGAGCACGCCGGTACCTTTTGAAGTGCACGAGTCGGGTGCGCTGCTTCATGGCACGAAAGCCGCTCTCGCGGTAGGCGATCTGCTAACGCCAGGACGCGAATCGAACTTCGAGCAGGGCCGCATCATGAATCACGTCTATGTGACGCGGACATTGGATGCCGCGGTATGGGCAGCTGAGCTGGCCCAAGGAGACGACCCGGGTCGCATCTACATCGTCGAATCAGACGGCGCACTCGAGGACGACCCGAACGTGACGGACAAAAAGCTCCCCGGGAATCCGACCCGCTCCTACCGCACCCGGGAACCCGTGAAAATAGTTGGCGAGATCACCGATTGGGCCGGGCATTCACCCGAACAGCTTCAGGCCATGCGGAACCTCCTGGCTGACCTCAAGCGCCGAGGACTTGCCGTCATCTACGACTGA
- a CDS encoding glycerophosphodiester phosphodiesterase family protein, with the protein MIALAGTCGVADASPPGHTGEPLIIAHRGGTGDFPENTVLAITNAVASGVDGIWLTVQASSDGVPVLYRPSDLATLSDGAGPVNSKTVQQLEQLNAGWNFTAPGVDGYPYRQQATPIPTLEQAIAATPPDMPLFLDLKQVPAQPLVSAVAQVLTSTGAAGRSTVYSTDADITDAAVREGGLRVAESRDLTRQRLFNVALNHHCDPPPDPGKWAGFELHRDVTVTEQFTLGSGISAVNAEVWDAASVECFRSQAGMKVMGFAVKTVDDYRLARKIGLDAVLVDSPRAAQQWRH; encoded by the coding sequence ATGATCGCCTTGGCAGGGACTTGCGGTGTGGCGGATGCGTCGCCGCCTGGTCACACCGGCGAACCGCTGATCATCGCGCATCGTGGGGGCACCGGCGACTTCCCCGAGAACACCGTCCTGGCGATAACGAACGCGGTTGCGTCCGGTGTGGATGGCATCTGGCTGACCGTCCAGGCCAGCAGCGATGGAGTGCCGGTGCTGTATCGCCCGTCGGATCTGGCGACGTTGAGCGACGGCGCGGGACCCGTGAACTCGAAGACGGTCCAGCAACTGGAGCAGCTCAACGCGGGCTGGAATTTCACCGCCCCGGGCGTTGATGGCTACCCGTACCGACAGCAGGCGACGCCGATACCGACGCTGGAGCAAGCCATTGCCGCGACTCCGCCCGATATGCCGCTGTTCCTTGACCTCAAGCAGGTTCCGGCGCAGCCGCTGGTTTCAGCGGTAGCGCAGGTGCTGACCAGCACGGGCGCTGCCGGGCGGTCGACGGTCTACTCCACCGATGCTGACATCACGGATGCGGCCGTTCGGGAGGGGGGACTGCGGGTCGCCGAAAGTCGTGACCTCACCCGCCAGCGCCTTTTCAACGTGGCGTTGAACCATCACTGCGATCCGCCGCCTGATCCGGGGAAGTGGGCAGGGTTTGAGTTGCATCGCGATGTCACCGTCACCGAACAATTCACGTTGGGGTCCGGAATCTCTGCGGTGAACGCTGAGGTGTGGGACGCGGCCTCGGTCGAGTGCTTCAGATCGCAAGCGGGCATGAAAGTCATGGGGTTTGCCGTGAAGACGGTCGACGACTACCGCTTGGCTCGCAAAATCGGACTCGATGCCGTACTTGTGGACTCTCCTCGTGCGGCCCAGCAATGGCGTCATTAA
- a CDS encoding FAD-binding oxidoreductase, translating to MSDMAARFSEIVGNANVLTGDAIPEDYAHDEELTGPPQQPAYVAKPATAQEVAQLLVAASENGVPVTARGSGCGLSGAARPRQGGLLISFERMNAVLQVDTANQVAVVQPGVTLSDLDAATADYGLGYMVYPGELSSSVGGNVGTNAGGMRAVKYGIARQNVLGLQAVLPTGEIIRTGGKIAKVSTGYDLTQLIVGSEGTLALATEVIVKLHPRLDHNASVLAPFADFDQVMAAVPKVLASGLAPYILEYLDNTTMAALISTQNLELGIPDKIRDGCEAYLLVALENRTADRLLEDVETVGEMLAELGAVDAYGLEGSSARKLIEAREKAFWAAKALGADDIIDTVVPRASMPKFLSTARGLAAAAGGAAVGCGHAGDGNVHMAIVCKDPAKRRQLMADIFALAMELGGAISGEHGVGRAKVPYFLELEDPVKINLMRRIKSSFDPAGILNPGVVFTADEG from the coding sequence GTGAGCGACATGGCGGCGCGGTTCTCAGAAATCGTCGGCAACGCCAACGTGCTGACCGGCGACGCGATCCCCGAGGACTACGCACACGACGAAGAGTTGACGGGACCGCCGCAGCAGCCGGCGTACGTCGCCAAGCCGGCGACCGCACAAGAGGTTGCCCAACTGCTAGTGGCCGCCTCGGAGAACGGCGTGCCGGTGACGGCCCGCGGGTCCGGGTGCGGCTTGTCGGGGGCGGCGCGCCCGCGGCAGGGTGGGCTGCTGATCTCTTTCGAGCGGATGAACGCGGTGCTTCAGGTCGATACGGCCAACCAGGTCGCCGTTGTCCAGCCCGGGGTGACCCTGAGCGACCTGGACGCCGCCACCGCCGACTACGGGTTGGGATACATGGTCTACCCGGGCGAGCTGTCGTCGAGCGTCGGTGGAAACGTCGGAACCAACGCCGGCGGGATGCGCGCGGTCAAGTACGGGATAGCCCGCCAGAACGTGCTTGGGTTGCAGGCGGTGCTGCCAACCGGTGAGATCATCCGAACCGGCGGCAAGATCGCCAAGGTGTCCACCGGCTACGACCTGACCCAGCTCATCGTCGGCTCGGAGGGCACCCTGGCCTTGGCCACCGAGGTGATCGTCAAGCTGCATCCGCGACTCGACCATAACGCCAGCGTGCTCGCTCCGTTCGCCGACTTCGACCAGGTCATGGCGGCGGTACCCAAGGTGCTCGCCAGCGGGCTGGCACCCTACATCCTCGAGTATCTCGACAACACCACGATGGCCGCACTCATCTCCACCCAAAACCTGGAGCTGGGCATTCCAGACAAGATCCGCGACGGCTGCGAAGCGTATCTGCTTGTGGCGCTTGAGAACCGCACCGCGGATCGGCTGCTCGAGGACGTCGAGACCGTCGGCGAGATGCTCGCCGAGTTGGGTGCGGTCGACGCGTACGGGCTCGAAGGAAGCTCGGCGCGCAAGCTGATCGAGGCGCGCGAGAAGGCGTTCTGGGCGGCGAAGGCGCTGGGCGCCGACGACATCATCGACACCGTCGTCCCGCGCGCGTCGATGCCGAAGTTCTTGAGCACCGCACGCGGACTGGCCGCGGCGGCCGGCGGGGCCGCGGTCGGTTGCGGACATGCCGGAGATGGCAATGTGCACATGGCCATCGTCTGCAAGGATCCGGCGAAAAGAAGGCAGCTTATGGCCGACATCTTCGCGCTAGCAATGGAATTGGGTGGCGCAATCTCCGGCGAACACGGCGTCGGCCGGGCCAAAGTCCCATACTTCCTGGAACTCGAAGACCCGGTCAAGATCAACCTCATGCGGCGAATCAAGTCCAGCTTCGACCCGGCGGGCATCCTCAACCCCGGTGTTGTCTTCACGGCAGACGAAGGATGA